In one Natrarchaeobius halalkaliphilus genomic region, the following are encoded:
- a CDS encoding cell division protein SepF — protein MGLMSRIIGGNQSRTAEDYVELDLDDVSTESADASMQVHIAEVSGQADAIDIKEAVYDGDIVIADVTRLRTNDSTVEHVVDELRQVAQEVNGDIVRKGDDQMIITPTGVRIGREKLGQSF, from the coding sequence ATGGGACTCATGAGTAGAATCATCGGCGGGAACCAGTCTCGAACCGCCGAGGATTACGTCGAACTGGATCTCGACGACGTCTCGACGGAATCGGCGGACGCGAGTATGCAGGTACACATCGCAGAAGTCAGCGGACAGGCCGACGCGATCGACATCAAAGAAGCCGTCTACGACGGCGACATCGTCATCGCAGACGTCACTCGGCTACGAACGAACGATAGCACCGTCGAACACGTCGTCGACGAACTCCGGCAGGTGGCCCAGGAGGTCAACGGCGATATCGTCAGAAAGGGCGACGACCAGATGATTATTACGCCAACGGGCGTTCGAATCGGACGCGAAAAACTCGGCCAGTCGTTTTGA
- a CDS encoding DUF6498-containing protein — translation MWTALFVVAALAEVAVDEALTRPEVWLGVAALVVGQGAETWHDYRRGGRYETTSPYAVVETPARQAFFLIFVLLVAAERGGAAVLVAFVAVKLLVDWSAACSSSPSGSHSVRGPC, via the coding sequence GTGTGGACCGCGCTCTTCGTCGTGGCCGCCCTGGCGGAGGTCGCCGTCGACGAGGCGCTCACGCGGCCGGAAGTCTGGCTCGGCGTCGCAGCGTTAGTCGTGGGGCAGGGCGCCGAGACCTGGCACGACTACCGACGGGGCGGTCGCTACGAGACGACCTCGCCGTACGCGGTCGTCGAGACGCCGGCGCGACAGGCGTTCTTCCTGATTTTCGTCTTGCTCGTCGCCGCGGAGAGGGGCGGGGCGGCCGTCCTCGTCGCGTTCGTCGCCGTCAAACTGCTCGTCGACTGGTCGGCGGCGTGCTCGTCGTCGCCGTCGGGTTCGCACTCGGTCCGTGGCCCCTGCTAG
- a CDS encoding DUF7562 family protein, with the protein MWSARNRTEAVTCLACGDEVSRSRAREYDKHGDRWNRADKTFEHLCKRCDDELCRHPRDELEELLVELEAGTDGTSRFLTAYFRAVEERYGSLEER; encoded by the coding sequence ATGTGGTCCGCCCGGAACCGCACTGAGGCGGTGACGTGTCTCGCCTGCGGGGACGAGGTGTCCCGGTCGCGAGCGCGCGAGTACGACAAGCACGGTGACCGCTGGAACCGCGCGGACAAGACGTTCGAGCATCTCTGTAAACGCTGTGATGACGAACTGTGTCGTCATCCACGGGACGAACTCGAGGAGCTCCTCGTCGAACTCGAGGCGGGAACGGACGGGACGAGTAGATTTCTCACAGCCTATTTCCGCGCCGTCGAAGAGCGATACGGGTCGCTCGAGGAGCGTTGA
- a CDS encoding DUF6498-containing protein translates to MVPSRIRARAPSTAAFAPILFANLVPLVGVLAYGWEPSTLVVIYALEVLLAFPLAATKALFAGRPPRVEDLEKDSGNLGVLSVGNTDLVRKRGSITLVSWLPPVYPRNLPFVGAVIFGACGPRSSSWPPWRRSPSTRRSRGRKSGSASQR, encoded by the coding sequence ATGGTCCCGTCACGCATTCGTGCTCGAGCACCGTCGACCGCGGCGTTCGCGCCGATCCTCTTCGCCAATCTGGTGCCGCTCGTCGGCGTTCTCGCGTACGGCTGGGAACCGTCGACGCTGGTCGTGATCTACGCGCTCGAGGTGTTGCTCGCATTCCCGCTCGCCGCAACGAAGGCGCTGTTCGCGGGCCGACCGCCGCGAGTCGAGGATCTGGAGAAGGACAGCGGAAACTTGGGCGTGCTCAGCGTCGGGAACACCGACCTCGTGCGAAAGCGCGGGAGCATCACACTGGTATCGTGGCTGCCGCCGGTCTACCCGCGGAACCTGCCGTTCGTCGGTGCGGTTATCTTCGGAGCGTGTGGACCGCGCTCTTCGTCGTGGCCGCCCTGGCGGAGGTCGCCGTCGACGAGGCGCTCACGCGGCCGGAAGTCTGGCTCGGCGTCGCAGCGTTAG
- a CDS encoding ZIP family metal transporter, whose amino-acid sequence MTSLGEVVVVAAIAGCVTGLGALPVLVTDRVSHRVYDGALGLAAGIMVGAAVFALIVPGLELGSPSEVVAGLLLGGTFLLSVNAILPHMHLRFRRDRIEGTAVVDDPLQDDGGPGTSERERDEPTVDDHSSAEDLRRAALVGSTVTIHNVPEGLAVGIAFASGETALGFAIATAIAVQNVPDGFAMAVPAARAGVSRSKTVLYTTLSGGVPEPIAAAIGFSLVIVVSGLFPIAAGFAAGAMIAVVFRELVPSSHGHGYADTATATFILGFALMLLVDTVLAV is encoded by the coding sequence ATGACGTCGCTCGGGGAGGTCGTCGTCGTCGCCGCGATCGCGGGCTGTGTAACCGGCCTCGGAGCGCTCCCGGTTCTCGTCACCGATCGGGTGAGCCATCGCGTCTACGACGGTGCGCTCGGACTCGCCGCGGGAATCATGGTCGGTGCGGCCGTCTTCGCCCTAATCGTTCCCGGCCTCGAGCTCGGATCGCCGTCCGAGGTCGTCGCCGGCCTTTTGCTGGGCGGGACGTTCTTGCTCTCGGTCAACGCCATCTTACCGCACATGCACCTTCGCTTTCGACGAGATCGAATCGAAGGAACCGCCGTCGTCGACGATCCGCTTCAGGATGACGGCGGACCCGGCACGAGCGAGCGCGAACGCGACGAACCGACCGTCGACGACCACTCGAGCGCCGAGGACCTGCGACGAGCGGCGCTCGTCGGCAGCACCGTCACGATTCACAACGTTCCGGAGGGACTTGCGGTCGGGATCGCATTCGCCAGCGGCGAAACGGCGCTGGGGTTCGCCATCGCGACCGCCATCGCCGTCCAGAACGTTCCAGACGGCTTCGCGATGGCCGTCCCCGCCGCTCGAGCCGGAGTCTCACGATCGAAAACGGTCCTCTATACGACCCTCTCGGGCGGCGTTCCGGAGCCGATCGCCGCCGCAATCGGGTTTTCGCTGGTCATTGTGGTCTCCGGTCTCTTCCCGATCGCCGCCGGCTTCGCCGCGGGTGCGATGATCGCCGTCGTCTTTCGGGAGCTCGTTCCCTCGAGCCACGGACACGGCTACGCCGACACGGCGACGGCGACGTTCATCCTCGGCTTCGCGTTGATGTTGCTCGTCGATACGGTACTCGCAGTGTGA
- a CDS encoding TMEM175 family protein yields MVRTLSGDGTDRMEALSDGLFAIVLTLLVLQFDVPEVSASELPTAIADQETLLVSYLLSFLVVGLYWIIHHNLFRYITRHDRLLLWMNLLFLLSISFLPYPTELLGMYGTQFAWTLYATNFALVGVFLTAVWSYATRAGFTDDRIDDRTAWLVTIRGMISPAVFVLSIGVAAVSLSIAFFVPVLIVPSQLVWARYYQRETGATDADEMG; encoded by the coding sequence ATGGTCAGGACGCTTTCCGGGGACGGGACGGATCGAATGGAGGCACTGAGCGACGGCCTGTTCGCGATCGTGCTCACGCTGTTGGTGTTGCAGTTCGACGTTCCAGAGGTCTCTGCGTCGGAGCTTCCGACTGCGATCGCAGATCAGGAAACGCTGTTGGTCAGCTACCTGTTGAGCTTTCTCGTCGTCGGCCTCTACTGGATCATCCACCACAATCTCTTTCGGTACATTACTCGCCACGATCGATTGCTGCTATGGATGAACCTCCTGTTTTTGCTCTCGATATCGTTTCTGCCCTATCCGACGGAATTACTCGGAATGTACGGCACGCAGTTCGCCTGGACGTTGTACGCGACCAACTTCGCGCTCGTGGGCGTTTTCCTCACCGCCGTCTGGTCGTACGCTACTCGAGCGGGCTTTACCGACGATCGAATCGACGATCGAACGGCCTGGCTGGTGACGATCAGGGGAATGATCTCGCCCGCCGTCTTCGTACTCTCGATCGGTGTCGCCGCCGTCTCACTCTCGATTGCCTTTTTCGTTCCGGTGTTGATCGTCCCGTCCCAGCTTGTGTGGGCTCGGTACTACCAGCGAGAGACGGGAGCAACGGACGCGGACGAGATGGGATAG
- a CDS encoding CobW family GTP-binding protein produces MSTPVTLLCGELGAGKTTLLSRLLESTDLEIAVLVNDVGAVNVDADLVEARTDLSTGEEVVALENGCICCSLGNELSRSVIELQREHEFDHLVVEASGVSEPEPIARQFVRGPAAGSYDPNAIVTVVDARRFHDRFVDADSDGEPPAIEGADGGGTRPLADLVLEQVEFCDVLVVNKCDLVNERERDSVVALLETIQPRAEIVATEYATLEADSLLDAHRFDLEAATDAAGWKRALEDDANRERDHDHGGHDDHTHSHGEETSHDRGRDHHHAHPPERYGISVDSYHRRRPFHPERIVALLADLPPELVRAKGLCWIAGREDQAITMSQAGDETALEVTGRWIASLPERRRERYRRGQPDREWDDEWGDREIRLALIGRDLDLDALTDRFDDCLLTDEEMAADWSTFENRTPTAMGESTVVADERGPS; encoded by the coding sequence ATGTCCACTCCGGTTACCCTCCTCTGTGGCGAACTCGGCGCGGGGAAGACGACGCTTCTCTCCCGGCTTCTCGAGTCGACCGACCTCGAGATCGCAGTTCTGGTAAACGACGTCGGCGCGGTTAACGTCGACGCCGATCTCGTCGAGGCGCGTACCGATCTTTCGACGGGGGAGGAGGTCGTCGCCCTCGAGAACGGCTGCATCTGCTGTAGCCTCGGGAACGAGCTGTCGCGCTCGGTGATCGAACTCCAGCGCGAACACGAGTTCGACCATCTCGTCGTGGAGGCTTCCGGCGTCAGTGAGCCCGAACCGATCGCCAGACAGTTCGTTCGCGGTCCCGCAGCCGGCAGCTACGATCCGAACGCGATCGTCACCGTCGTCGACGCGCGGCGGTTCCACGACCGGTTCGTCGATGCCGACTCCGACGGTGAACCGCCCGCGATCGAGGGTGCGGACGGTGGCGGGACGCGCCCGCTAGCCGACCTCGTTCTCGAGCAGGTCGAATTCTGCGACGTACTCGTCGTCAATAAGTGCGATCTGGTGAACGAGAGAGAGCGAGACAGCGTCGTCGCGTTGCTCGAGACCATCCAGCCTCGCGCCGAAATCGTTGCGACGGAGTACGCCACACTCGAGGCCGACAGCCTCCTCGACGCCCACCGATTCGACCTCGAGGCCGCAACGGATGCCGCGGGCTGGAAGCGTGCGCTCGAAGATGATGCGAACCGCGAGCGAGACCACGATCACGGTGGTCACGATGATCACACACACAGCCACGGCGAGGAGACGAGCCACGACCGCGGTCGCGATCACCATCACGCGCACCCACCCGAGCGCTACGGGATCTCCGTGGACAGCTACCACCGTCGACGGCCGTTCCATCCCGAACGGATCGTCGCGCTTCTGGCCGACTTGCCCCCGGAGCTCGTGCGCGCGAAGGGACTGTGCTGGATCGCCGGCCGCGAGGATCAGGCCATCACGATGAGCCAGGCAGGAGACGAGACGGCCCTCGAGGTGACCGGTCGATGGATCGCCAGCCTCCCCGAACGGCGCCGGGAACGCTACCGACGGGGACAGCCCGACCGCGAGTGGGACGACGAGTGGGGCGACCGCGAAATCCGGCTGGCGCTCATCGGCCGCGACCTCGACCTCGACGCCCTTACCGACCGCTTCGACGATTGTCTGCTCACCGACGAGGAGATGGCCGCCGACTGGTCGACGTTCGAGAATCGGACCCCGACGGCGATGGGTGAGTCAACCGTCGTCGCCGACGAACGCGGACCGAGCTAG
- a CDS encoding MogA/MoaB family molybdenum cofactor biosynthesis protein has translation MVTDRDERRGTDHHGHDIIDPLYVGIVTVSSSRADETSPDDPGGDTIQECFEAEDHEVRERALVRDDYSSIRTAVRGLVARRDIDVVVTTGGTGVTADDVSPEATSSLFERDLPGFGERFRALSWEEIGTRAIASRATAGIAVDTPVFCIPGSTGACQTACEQLIVPEASHLAGLATRHRAGTTDQSLSAYGDGE, from the coding sequence ATGGTTACCGATCGAGACGAGCGACGCGGCACCGACCACCACGGCCACGATATCATCGACCCGCTCTACGTCGGGATCGTGACGGTCTCGAGTTCCCGTGCGGACGAAACGAGCCCCGACGACCCCGGCGGGGACACGATCCAGGAGTGTTTCGAGGCCGAGGACCACGAGGTCCGCGAGCGGGCGCTCGTCCGCGACGACTACTCTTCGATCCGCACGGCCGTCCGGGGACTCGTCGCCCGTCGAGATATCGACGTCGTGGTCACGACCGGCGGAACGGGCGTCACGGCCGACGATGTCTCGCCCGAAGCCACGTCGTCGCTGTTCGAACGCGACCTGCCCGGCTTTGGCGAGCGCTTTCGTGCGCTCTCGTGGGAGGAGATCGGTACACGAGCGATCGCCTCGCGCGCGACCGCCGGAATCGCCGTCGACACGCCGGTGTTTTGCATCCCGGGCAGTACGGGCGCGTGTCAGACCGCCTGCGAGCAGCTGATCGTCCCCGAGGCCTCCCATCTCGCCGGCCTCGCGACGCGCCACCGCGCGGGCACGACGGACCAGTCGCTGTCGGCCTACGGCGACGGGGAGTGA
- a CDS encoding RNB domain-containing ribonuclease translates to MSDDAQAEAGTAEGQGPVEISEELSRHLENKREELFEKFEIRDGFPAEVLDEAEARTENVQSEITDEIDERRDLRDLTTWTTDPIDAQDFDDAISVEERDDEYVLWVHIADVAHYVHPESSMWTEAVERGNTVYLPGYTVHMLPPVLAESVCSLVPNEERFAHTVEMHLDRETLSYETIDIYKSVIESDERLTYSQAENRLDDPDAPLHEENVLVHDLADQMHEQRKEDGSLVLNPSRDRAHTIIEECMLKANKAVTHELMWNRGVEAMYRVHPQPSPDEWSKALQEIQDLDGVSIPGDTWEDPRKAVNATLEEAPSRQLDKIQWAVMKVMPRARYMNDPFGGHHALNFEIYGHFTSPIRRLSDLINHWIVYQNDVPENLVALCDRASDKQKDAEQCEREYKSFLQEVDLDPMAVNNRGIEVVDSD, encoded by the coding sequence ATGAGCGACGATGCACAGGCCGAAGCCGGTACGGCCGAAGGACAGGGCCCCGTCGAAATCTCCGAAGAGCTCTCGCGTCATCTCGAGAACAAACGCGAGGAACTCTTCGAGAAGTTCGAGATACGTGATGGGTTTCCCGCCGAGGTACTCGACGAGGCCGAGGCCCGGACGGAGAACGTCCAGTCGGAGATCACGGACGAAATCGACGAGAGGCGTGATCTTCGCGATCTGACGACGTGGACGACGGATCCGATCGACGCCCAGGACTTCGACGATGCGATCTCGGTCGAAGAGCGCGACGACGAGTACGTCCTCTGGGTCCACATCGCTGATGTGGCCCACTACGTCCACCCCGAGTCGTCGATGTGGACGGAAGCGGTCGAGCGGGGGAACACGGTCTATCTTCCGGGATACACCGTTCACATGCTCCCGCCAGTACTCGCTGAATCCGTCTGCTCGCTCGTTCCCAACGAGGAGCGATTCGCCCACACCGTCGAGATGCACCTCGACAGGGAGACGCTCTCCTACGAGACGATCGACATCTACAAATCGGTCATCGAATCCGACGAGCGACTCACTTACTCGCAGGCGGAAAACCGCCTCGACGATCCGGACGCTCCGCTACACGAGGAGAACGTCCTCGTTCACGATCTCGCAGATCAGATGCACGAACAGCGTAAGGAGGACGGCTCGCTCGTGTTGAACCCCTCCCGAGACCGTGCGCACACGATCATCGAAGAGTGCATGCTCAAAGCCAACAAGGCCGTGACGCACGAACTCATGTGGAATCGCGGCGTAGAGGCGATGTACCGCGTCCACCCCCAGCCCAGCCCCGACGAGTGGTCAAAGGCGCTGCAGGAGATCCAGGACCTGGACGGCGTCTCGATCCCCGGAGACACGTGGGAAGATCCGCGAAAAGCCGTCAACGCAACGCTCGAGGAGGCCCCCAGCCGCCAACTCGATAAGATCCAGTGGGCCGTCATGAAAGTGATGCCCCGTGCGCGCTACATGAACGATCCGTTCGGCGGTCACCACGCGCTCAACTTCGAGATCTACGGCCACTTCACCAGTCCGATCCGCCGGCTTTCGGACCTGATCAATCACTGGATCGTCTACCAGAACGATGTCCCCGAAAACCTCGTTGCACTCTGTGACCGCGCGAGCGACAAACAAAAAGACGCAGAGCAGTGCGAGCGAGAGTACAAGTCGTTCCTTCAGGAGGTCGACCTCGATCCGATGGCGGTCAACAACCGCGGGATCGAAGTCGTCGACTCAGACTGA
- a CDS encoding replication factor A (Replication protein A protects and stabilize the intermediate ssDNA that is generated by the unwinding action of a DNA helicase at the replication fork. In addition, SSBs prevent the formation of secondary structures by single-stranded template DNA.) translates to MSDVRQHAADIHEQFSDHIDVTVEEIEERLHTLVDEYKVPTDEARRSVTNHYLEEAGLEHEDISSGSSQRVSVEDVEEPEQWVDLTAKVIELWDPRSDAVAQVGLLGDPTGTIKFTKWAKSDLPSLEEGGVYELGNVVTDEYQGRYSVKLNSTTVIEELDEEIEVGDDTSEIEGALVDMQSGSGLIKRCPKEDCTRVLQNGRCNEHGEVEGEFDLRIKAVVDDGIDAHEVIFDKDATEELTGLSLEEAKDMAMDALDTTVVADEIADDIVGTYYRIEGPTFGRYVLADDVEELGGPTDAESLLIRARSM, encoded by the coding sequence ATGAGCGACGTACGACAGCACGCAGCGGACATACACGAGCAGTTTTCCGACCACATCGACGTCACCGTCGAAGAGATCGAAGAGCGTCTGCACACGCTCGTCGACGAATATAAAGTGCCGACGGACGAGGCACGACGGAGCGTCACGAACCACTACCTCGAGGAGGCGGGTCTAGAGCACGAGGACATCTCGAGTGGCTCGAGCCAGCGCGTCTCCGTCGAGGACGTCGAGGAACCCGAACAGTGGGTCGACCTCACGGCGAAAGTCATCGAACTCTGGGACCCCCGGAGCGATGCCGTCGCCCAGGTCGGTCTGCTTGGCGATCCGACGGGAACGATCAAGTTCACGAAGTGGGCCAAATCGGATCTCCCCTCGCTCGAGGAGGGCGGCGTCTACGAACTCGGGAACGTCGTCACCGACGAGTATCAGGGCCGATACTCGGTCAAACTGAACAGCACGACGGTCATCGAGGAACTCGACGAGGAGATCGAAGTCGGTGACGACACGAGCGAGATCGAAGGCGCACTCGTCGACATGCAAAGCGGCAGCGGCCTCATCAAGCGCTGTCCAAAGGAGGACTGTACCCGCGTTCTCCAGAACGGCCGCTGTAACGAACACGGCGAAGTCGAAGGCGAGTTCGATCTCCGGATCAAGGCCGTCGTCGACGACGGAATCGACGCCCACGAGGTCATCTTCGATAAGGACGCCACCGAGGAGCTAACCGGTCTGAGCCTCGAGGAAGCGAAAGACATGGCGATGGACGCACTCGATACCACCGTCGTGGCCGACGAAATCGCAGACGACATCGTCGGCACCTACTACCGGATCGAGGGACCGACGTTCGGCCGGTACGTCCTCGCGGACGATGTCGAGGAACTCGGCGGACCGACGGATGCTGAATCGCTGCTAATCAGAGCGAGGTCGATGTGA
- the rqcH gene encoding ribosome rescue protein RqcH, producing the protein MDPKRELTSVDLAALVGELGTYEGAKVDKAYLYGDDLVRLKMRDFDRGRVELLLEVGETKRAHTVAPERVPDAPGRPPQFAMMLRNRLSGADFAGVSQYEFDRILEFVFEREDGTTRIIVELFGQGNVAVTDGEYEVIDCLETVRLKSRTVVPGSRYEFPDTRTNPLTVSREAFEHEMEHSDTDVVRTLATQLNFGGLYGEEICTRAGVEKEMDIDEADEDVYERLYSAIERLALDVRNRNFDARLYLERADDDGGADEGDGTSGEDPQPTTDSSADRVLDATPFPLEEHGELAAEPYDNFLTALDDYFFRLERADEQAPDPTDQRPDFEEEIAKYERIIEQQQGAIDGFELEAEAMRENAELLYAEYGLIDEILSTVQNAREQDRSWDEIEERFEEGRDRGIEAAEAVVDIDASEGLVTVELEGSRIDIDASEGLEQNADRLYTEAKRIGEKKEGALAAIEDTREDLAAAKRRREEWEADDGDGDDAGRNEDDDVDRDWLASPSIPIRENEPWFDRFRWFHTSDGYLVIGGRNADQNEELVKKYLEPGDTVLHTQAHGGPVTVLKATDPSEASSSDIDLPDSSIEEAAQFAVTYSSVWKDGRYAGDVYAVDSGQVTKTPESGEYLEKGGFAIRGDRTYYRDTPVGTAVGIQCEPYTRVIGGPPSAIDGQAATTIDLEPGRYAQADAAKRLYRRFRERFEDESFVRKIASPDRIQHFMPPGGSRIAEE; encoded by the coding sequence ATGGATCCAAAGCGGGAGCTCACGAGCGTCGACCTCGCCGCCCTCGTCGGGGAACTCGGGACCTACGAGGGAGCGAAAGTCGACAAGGCCTACCTCTACGGCGACGATCTCGTCCGGCTGAAGATGCGCGACTTCGATCGCGGCCGGGTCGAATTGTTGCTCGAGGTCGGAGAGACCAAACGAGCGCACACGGTCGCTCCGGAGCGCGTTCCGGACGCACCGGGTCGCCCGCCACAGTTCGCGATGATGCTTCGCAACCGACTGTCGGGTGCGGACTTCGCTGGCGTCTCGCAGTACGAGTTCGACCGCATCCTCGAGTTCGTCTTCGAGCGCGAAGACGGGACCACCCGGATCATCGTCGAGCTGTTCGGCCAGGGGAACGTCGCCGTCACCGACGGCGAGTACGAGGTGATCGACTGTCTGGAGACCGTCCGCCTGAAGTCCCGAACGGTCGTCCCCGGCTCGCGATACGAGTTTCCCGACACTCGAACGAACCCGCTCACCGTCTCGCGCGAGGCGTTCGAACACGAGATGGAACACTCCGATACGGACGTCGTGCGAACGCTTGCGACCCAGCTGAACTTCGGCGGTCTCTACGGTGAGGAAATCTGTACCCGCGCGGGCGTCGAAAAGGAGATGGATATCGACGAGGCCGACGAAGACGTCTACGAGCGACTGTACAGCGCCATCGAACGGCTCGCACTCGACGTTCGCAACCGGAACTTCGACGCGCGGCTCTATCTCGAGCGCGCGGACGACGACGGCGGTGCGGACGAGGGTGACGGGACGTCCGGCGAGGATCCACAGCCGACGACCGACTCGAGTGCCGACCGCGTTCTCGACGCCACGCCGTTCCCGCTCGAAGAACACGGCGAGCTGGCCGCCGAGCCATACGACAACTTCCTGACGGCGCTCGACGATTACTTCTTCCGACTCGAGCGAGCGGACGAGCAAGCGCCGGATCCGACGGATCAACGCCCGGATTTCGAAGAAGAGATCGCGAAGTACGAGCGGATCATCGAACAACAACAGGGTGCGATCGACGGCTTCGAGCTGGAAGCGGAGGCCATGCGGGAGAACGCGGAGTTGCTGTACGCCGAGTACGGTCTGATCGACGAGATCCTGTCGACGGTCCAGAACGCTCGCGAGCAAGACCGCTCGTGGGACGAGATCGAAGAACGGTTCGAAGAGGGAAGGGATCGCGGAATCGAGGCCGCCGAAGCCGTCGTCGACATCGACGCCAGCGAGGGGCTCGTGACGGTCGAACTCGAGGGATCGCGAATCGACATCGACGCCAGCGAGGGGCTCGAGCAGAACGCAGACCGCCTCTACACCGAAGCGAAACGCATCGGGGAGAAAAAGGAGGGTGCGCTCGCGGCGATCGAAGACACGCGAGAGGATCTCGCTGCGGCCAAACGACGTCGTGAGGAGTGGGAGGCCGACGACGGCGACGGTGACGACGCCGGACGGAACGAAGACGACGACGTAGATCGGGACTGGCTCGCATCGCCCTCGATCCCGATCCGGGAAAACGAACCGTGGTTCGATCGGTTCCGCTGGTTTCATACCAGCGACGGCTACCTCGTGATCGGCGGCCGAAACGCAGACCAGAACGAGGAGCTGGTCAAAAAGTATCTCGAGCCGGGCGACACCGTGTTGCACACTCAGGCCCACGGCGGCCCCGTCACCGTCCTGAAGGCGACCGATCCGAGCGAGGCGTCCTCGTCCGATATCGATCTCCCGGACTCGAGCATCGAGGAGGCCGCACAGTTCGCGGTCACCTACTCGTCGGTCTGGAAGGACGGGCGCTACGCGGGTGACGTCTACGCCGTCGATTCGGGCCAGGTGACGAAGACGCCCGAAAGCGGCGAGTACCTCGAGAAAGGCGGATTCGCGATCCGAGGCGACCGGACGTACTACCGGGATACGCCGGTGGGGACGGCGGTCGGCATCCAGTGTGAGCCCTACACCCGCGTGATCGGCGGACCACCGTCAGCGATCGACGGCCAGGCGGCGACGACGATCGATCTCGAGCCCGGACGATACGCTCAGGCCGACGCGGCGAAGCGACTGTACCGACGGTTCCGCGAGCGATTCGAAGACGAGTCGTTCGTCCGAAAGATCGCGAGCCCGGACCGGATTCAACACTTCATGCCGCCCGGCGGAAGTCGGATCGCAGAGGAGTGA
- a CDS encoding RNA-binding protein codes for MQVKSRHHLRSDAVSELEDTLSDQLGVTPDGDTYERVEFEDTDWEVILIDGEPQVSYFDEQPFLTVRGANAYEPSQRVVTVDSGAISFVSDGADVMRPGITEATDDIASDDLVLIAEESHGKVLAIGRARVDGADMVGDEGKVVDSLHHVGDDLYEFAG; via the coding sequence ATGCAGGTAAAGTCTCGACATCACCTCCGGAGTGACGCCGTTTCGGAACTCGAGGACACGCTTTCGGATCAACTCGGCGTCACACCGGACGGCGACACCTACGAGCGCGTCGAGTTCGAAGACACCGACTGGGAAGTGATCCTGATCGACGGCGAACCCCAGGTGTCGTACTTCGACGAGCAGCCGTTTCTGACGGTTCGCGGAGCCAACGCGTACGAACCCAGCCAGCGGGTTGTGACGGTCGATTCGGGTGCGATTTCGTTCGTCAGCGACGGTGCCGACGTGATGCGTCCCGGGATCACCGAGGCGACCGACGACATCGCGTCTGACGATCTGGTGCTCATCGCGGAGGAGTCTCACGGAAAAGTGCTGGCGATCGGCCGCGCTCGTGTCGACGGCGCCGACATGGTCGGTGACGAGGGAAAAGTCGTCGACTCGCTTCATCACGTCGGTGACGATCTCTACGAGTTCGCCGGTTGA
- a CDS encoding RPA family protein produces MSQSELTREVARRVFASEFNDSTYAFKESDDERAPNYALLPTGDRANRVLVVGTLTETEDVGEDSEYWRGRVVDPTGTFFVYAGQYQPEAASVLRDTEPPAYAAVVGKPRTYETEDGTVNVSLRPESISIVDDATRDRWVVETAERTLDRIEAFEEWEAEQEAPESASTAPTNEYAQMARERYDSPVVNYRNDVIQALEGLEETSDPEATV; encoded by the coding sequence ATGAGCCAGTCAGAACTCACCCGCGAAGTCGCGCGCCGCGTCTTCGCATCCGAATTCAACGATTCGACGTACGCCTTCAAAGAAAGCGACGACGAGCGCGCGCCGAACTACGCGCTGCTTCCGACCGGGGACCGGGCCAACCGCGTCCTCGTCGTTGGAACCCTAACCGAAACCGAAGACGTCGGTGAAGACAGCGAGTACTGGCGCGGACGCGTCGTCGATCCGACGGGCACGTTCTTCGTCTACGCCGGCCAGTATCAGCCCGAAGCGGCCTCGGTGCTCCGGGATACCGAACCACCGGCGTACGCCGCTGTGGTCGGGAAACCCCGAACGTACGAAACCGAAGACGGAACGGTGAACGTCTCCCTTCGACCCGAATCTATCTCCATCGTCGACGATGCGACCCGCGACCGGTGGGTCGTCGAAACCGCCGAACGGACGCTCGATCGTATCGAGGCGTTCGAGGAGTGGGAGGCCGAACAGGAGGCCCCCGAGAGCGCCTCAACCGCGCCCACGAACGAGTACGCCCAGATGGCTCGCGAGCGCTACGATTCACCCGTCGTGAACTATCGAAACGACGTTATTCAGGCCCTCGAGGGGCTCGAAGAGACGAGCGATCCCGAAGCGACGGTTTGA